The Solea senegalensis isolate Sse05_10M linkage group LG14, IFAPA_SoseM_1, whole genome shotgun sequence genomic sequence CTTGTTAATAACTTACTTCTACTTGTTTCTTTCAAAACTCAGTCCATGATGTCTTTAATTAGCTAAATAAAACCCAGCCTCAATTATAAACAGATGCAGTCATACGCCATCTACAACCTTTTTATAGAACATCTGTCATGTTCCTGTTATGCCTTTCAGTTTTCAAGCGTGCAGCTTTATTTCACATGatttttccttcaaagctctcTGTGCGCATCAGAAAATGCACCTTCAACATTACATGGTTCAACCTGTTGGATCAATCCTCTGAAAGCCTGACCAAATGCAACATCAGTGCTGCATATtgctcctccacctctgccCATCTGACTCTCTTCCCTGTTCATGTCAGCGATGCAGGCCCAGCCAGCATCCTGCGTCACACACCACTTGGAGTGATCGACGGTGTCGGTGAATGGGTTCCTGTCGGGAAGACGCATTTCCTTCACATTGTACACATGATGAGTGATGGTGCAGTTAGAGGGCAGGGGGCGACGCATCTTCCCCCAGCTCTTGACATACAAATCctgctttgtgttgtttacaaTAATGCCAGAGTAAAGATCTagagtacaaataaaaaaaacaaaaacaaagcagaacagAACACACTCatcaatgaaaatgaataaacaaagtatcagaggtggaaagagtaaaATTACTCAGGGTAAAAGTTACTTagatacttttttaacaaggttgggattcttttttgtgtcgtgcaaaaaggacaaggggacacaaatctcatattcattgtttttaattaaaggcaaacctttacaaattaaagtgctgactaaataaatgtataaacacataatgtatcattaaaaatcaaaggtcacaaatgctcacttctcactcactcagggaccatAATTAACACCAATTCACCTGACCTCATCATTGACCTGTCATCGTTTACCTGTcaagtatatagtatatatagtaagtcaatgttttctttatagAAAAACTAAAATCTCAACTGGACATAGGTGGTACAGAATGCGCTATTgggtaaccctaaccctaaccctaaccctcaagaagacatctatctatctatctatctatctatctatctatctatctatctatctacatatATCACCATTTATCTGAACTACAAATACTCACCATCTCCAAAACGTCTGTATTTTGCAAAGCTGTGGAACTGTCGTCTGTTCACTGATGTCAGGATCTGTTCTCTGAACCAGGGTGCCGTCTTTGGGTAGCAGTCTCTCTGAGCAACACAACGCAGCTCATTGTGAAATGTTGTCGGTATGTCAGAGTCGTACGAATATGCATGGATGAACTTGAGCTGCAATCCTGAGAAATGTGATACAAGCTGTTGTTATTTAGTACCGTTACCGTTCCTTTTGAATGTTCAGACATAATGGCAACATAATTAGCACTAACCTACCTATTTTTTTGAATTCATCATAGGAGTAAGTTACACACATAAAGGTCTGAGCATTcgcatttccattttttggccagAAGTCTTTGCTGCCATATGTTGGAAATTGTGGTGTACTGTGTGAGAGCCAAACTCCAGTAGCTCTGTCCAACATTATGACGCCTTTGGGAGGTTAATCAGTAGAAGTCAATATAAACAGGACTGTAAAGGTTTTGCTTTTGGCTTTTGAGAGCAAATACAGAGGAACGATGCTGCTCCCACCTTTACTGTGGCCAAATGATGATGGAGCAACATATGGTTTTGGAGGTTGATCACTGTACAGCATATATCCAAAGCCTTCAATCtataataaaacaatgaaactaTGATATAGTTTACTGCTGGCTGTCTTGCCAAATGATGttgcacacatgtacatgttacCTTTCTGTCATAGAAGTCAAGCAGAGGTTTCAGGGTATATGCCAGAGCGCCAGATGCACTGTTGATGGTTTCTCTGCTGAGCCTCCATCCTTTTGTGCTCTCGTCCATGTACAGATACGACAAACCACCATCCCTCAAATTGGGCAACTTGTATAGAACAAACCTAAAGGTAtacaaatgcaatatttcttaCACTATGTATCCAGCCAAAACTGAGAATAGGTGAGacgattaaaaaataaatggttacCAACCAGTCGACCTGGTTTCCATCGTCATTCCTACAGTTCACATCTGAATCACACCCTTGGAGAAGGATCCAAGAAGTCAGGAGGAATCTGATCACTGTCTGAGACAATGGGAACATTATCAtgatcagaggtggaaagtaatacatttcatttaattgcaTTACAGTAAATGAGTAGATGTTTTCTGTActttaaaatttgtaattttacttttacttaagtatgtttttttggaggaattgtactttgttacagtttaaatcacatccgtgatttaagtgttttaagCTAAAGtgttggcctgaattaaaatatacaaataaataaaaatcatgcaCCGGAAATTTGGAAattttggcagtgaatgataaGGGCAGGTGAATTGgagttaattaaggtccctgagtgagtaagaaagttaaagcatttgtgacctttgacctattttgacttatacatatttatgtgtacatattttattttgtcaacactTTCAATTTTTGAGGTGTGTGGTGTGCATTAAAGTGTGACTCTACAAACCTCAATTTAAGATTATTACTGTCAATAGCGAATGTGCTCTGATGCATTTTAACATCAAATATTATGTGTGACAGTTGTGTTACTGACTACTTTGCCTCTATCTATACTACTGGATTTCAGAATTATTTTGGGTTTGAATATTTAAAGCGGAGAATCATCCCATTTTTGCCACATGACATACAGTGGAGTATTTCCAATATGATTAAGGGCAGGGTTGTTGTGAAAATCTCACATTATGAATAGAATCTACTTCTGTAATGagaaatactatattttacagtttcagatacctgtgactaaatgttttgtgcttctgtagatccactgtgatgtgtaaatggtaaaaaaaaaaataaaaaaaatagcatataatatataatataatattattgaaattgcacttattatTCTCAATCTCAGTGTTGCGGAGATTTGATGATCAGGTGAGCCGAGCAAGTATGGAGTTTCTGGGGTCAGAGATGAGTTAAGTCGAAAAGCTTTATTGGaaacagctcagatctgaggagaactgagaaACATGAACTAGTAGATGTTAACAGTTGGGCATCCTCTGTCAGTCTGCCTGTGAGCCCCTAACCCTGCTGATACCTCGAGCTGAACTTAGGGAGGACAGCATAGTTGAGTTATCAGTCCGCTGTCCCAGTCAGGTTAGGCACAGTGAAAATATAAAGAGGCACATTCTGTAAATAAATGACTGGTGCCAGTGCAACATCAAGGCCTTTTTGATTAGAGAGTTGCAGCTGGCACCGTCCGGAGTTGTTTAGGTTTGTGATTATGAATGTAAGCTGCTAATTTTAGAGAAGGCCGAATAATAAGTTTTTCTCTTATATTCAGTTCTTTATAATATATATCTTGTAGAAAGCTACTTcattaaatggaaaacaaagggaaaaaattGGATTCCTtgttgtttatatgtatatttgtatatttttgtatatattttatgtgACCCctaaactaaaatgagtttgacactcctgTTTTAGGGGCTCATCTAAGAATGTCACCTCTGAGTTCAGCTGTAAAAACAGGAAGCAGGTTATCAGAGGGCTGTTAATGTTCTGCATTTGTGTCAAGTGACTTCCTGAACCTAAAAGATTACGTCATCCGAAAACATAACCGGCAACATAACCAGTTCCCCTTTCACGAGCCGTAAATAGCACCTCAAAGGAAACATAGAACATTAATGTATTAGTACaacaaaccataaaaacaacttGAGAGtgactattttttattttctataacaTATGGACGTCACCATAATATGACAGCTCATGTAATTATGAACACTGCACTAAATACATTTCAGTCTGACTTAAAGAATATGTTACACCCACAACATTAATCTGTACATAACCTTAACCAACACGGTAGTTTATTTTACTCACATGTATGGTCCtctgcatttctttctttctttcttcctttctttcttttcttcacagtATGCTGCACAGTGATCTGTTCTGCAGATTCACATTTGTTATCactgaaatgaaactgaaaactgCAAATCATATATGTAATCTACTTCCTTGTTCCTGTCCCGCAAGCTTCAAGTACTATCtatgtattgtatttatataaactaCTAAATAAAAGTACTAAATATAAAAAATCGACTTGCtctatttactgtatgtgtatgtttacCTTTCTACTTTTCAACTCCAagagttttaattaaaaaaaagtatttaattgTCTTGCTGTCATTTGTTTAGTAATGATGTGTCAAGACTTTTGCATAAACCTACTTGAcattgatttcaaaataaaagtggatcAGTGTGGCACTAAAACTGCTCAGTTGTTGATAGAGAAGTTGTAACATCTTGATGTGGAACATACAATATTATAGGCAGCTGTTACCAGTGCAATTTCCCTTATTTCAGGGGTGTTTTAAGACTAATGTCCACAGCCAGTAATAATAGATTCTGAAATTTCCCTGAATTTATCAGGATCTCACAACTTTCGGTCAACATTGCACTTGATCTTTTCAGGTTAAAGGAAATACTGATGCGATGAAGAAAGTGAGAAAATTGAGAATTCTAATTCTCACCAAAAACACTGGTGATTTGGTGAAGTGGATAAAGGTTTACAATTAAAATACATGACACAAGCAGTTGCTCTTGTTTAATGAGAtgagatatttttaaatgttaatatttaagtGGATAGGTTTGCTATTGTCATTTTTGAAAGGTTATTGTGTTTCGTGACTGCAACAACCCTGAGTGAGTAGAAGGATTTATAGTGGCCTTCATGAAGCCATACAAGAAAACATACAAGGCCTtccagtacttcctgcatgacagactccatctgacacagtcactgaactgaaatacagcagaagGGGCGAAATACATCAGActcctttgttaaatgtttCCTTGGTAAATGTCGGAGATTAATGCATGtcttcagtctttttaactgattttaagTTTGCCATTGTTTGGTTTAATTCTTTTGTCGGGCGTCTTGCTcgttggaaccttgccagaacaggtactaaaaaaaagtcccaGGTACCaacgctaatggaaaagcaaaaaaaaaaaaaaatgtgccaagTCATGCCAGGACTGTATAGGGGAAAAGCCATTCGTAGTAGCCAATAGTTactgaaaacaacaatactgaAATCATTATACATTTAACATTCTATTTCTGACAGTAAACCTCTGAGTCAAAGACTGATTCACTTCTATGTTTCTTGTCTGTCAACAGTCAATGTACCAGTCCACCACCTGTCTGAAAGCCCTGTAAATCAAAGGGTTGAAGGAGCAGACCAGTCCACCACCACGCCACAGCTGGGCCCTCTCCCTGTTCAGGTCACCCAGACAGGTCACCTGGTCCGTGGAGCTCTGAGACACACACCACTTGGAGTGGTCATAGCGGGACTGGAAGCTGACTGATGTGGGAAAATAAATCCTCTGGATGTTCATAGTGTGTTGGGCCAGGGAGCAGTTGGACGGCAGAGCGTGACCTTCTCGCTGCCAGGACTCCACCAGCAGGTCAGCCTTCAGGACCTGAGCCACCCAGCCAGTGTAGATATCTGCATAAAAGATCCGAGAGAGTTTTTAGACGACATGGTGGCAGACACATCTGTCTGTAGATGTtcttgctgattttttttaagattgtGTAGGATTTTATGATTATGACTGTGACATGAAAAGTGCTTATCtggttattttatgtttttgctgACTGTTTGTCTGTAACCTTGttgtactttgtttgtttgtaagaGAGCTGCAgcctgtcttggccaggacacACTTGAAAAAGAGACCTTTAATCTGAATGTGTGTggggttaaataaaggttaaataaattaaaaataaataaactgtgcaAAGGTTTCATTGCACCACCAACGTTCATCTGTGAAATTCTGTGATAAttgacatttggattggaatgatgtgactcaAAGTTGGTCTCATTTTAGcaaactgtcaatgagtttaactcatagaACATGTTTACGTAATGCTTAaggcatgtcttgaataaacatAGACATAGTagaacacaggttttaccagtaacatgGTAAAATGCTACCTGTTATTTTAGAACTGCATACAGTTCTAAAATGTtccctgtattttctggatgtgttgcAGTAAAGAgattgagaaataataataatgtatgatcattatagcattgctaaaacaacaaatctaatggtgtcACCCCCACTTCTCgcttctccctctctcgggGTCAGTGGCTCAGCTGCTATGAACCCACATATTGATTTTATGCCAGATGCCCTTTCTGACGCAACCATCCCATTTATCGGGGCGTAAGACCGGCACTGAGAGAACCCTGTGGCTAATGTACAGTGGCTTTTGcacattactgtatatatattcaatataaACATTCACTTACATATTTTCACATGTAAATTTAATAAAGAAGATTTCATGTCATGgaataatgacaaaataataataagctcTTAGCAGTTTTTTAAggatctatatctatctattttGTTAGGCTGTTTCTaacacccctggctgattgtactcagttccattgtaagtcactttggataaaagtgtctgctaaatgacatgtaatggaaTACTTTACCATCCACAAAGTGCTCAGATTTGACAAAACTGACAAACTTGTCGCCTCCGAGAGAGAAAAGCTGCTCCACTCTCTTCACTGAGGTCAACAGTGGTTTGGAGCCTTCACATAACTGGACCAACTGTGGCAGGTCGGCGGAGAATGCAGCAGGTACAGAGCAGTTATAGCAACGTGGATAAAGGTAGACCATCTGTTTTGCTGGAGAGTGACAGAGTGCagcacaaagagagaaagatgagATCATTTTGGTGAGAGAAAACTACAGGGAGttttatcactttatttatattaggTAGATTTGTCTTGCACTTTCAAGACGTGACAAATACACGACGTGAAACAAAAAGTGAGTATAGGgtgttttaaagacaaacagttATCAATAAAGTGAAAAATGTGGTTATATTTTAACAGGACCTGCTGTGCTGGTTCTGTAAAATGTACTCCAGTATCACTGGACAAATATCATGGAGGTGTGTGCAGGCTGCATGTTAATGAAGCTACTGAAGGCCTTAGACCAGACAACAGTGcaaatgttgtcttgttttcagcaaaaataaacttttttaagATAGCAGGATTATCAGCCCATGTTGCTTCACTCACCTATTTCATGAAACTGTTCATACTGATAAGTCATGCACAGTGCAGTCTGTCCGTTGACTTTACCAGAGGAGGGGTAAAGGTAGCCCAACTCCGGGAATGAGGGGAAATGGGGGATTGTGTGCGACAACCAGAAACCTTGAGAGCGGCCAAAGAGCAGAACCCCTGTAGGATGCAtacaaacatttctttaaacctacagtgctgtgcaaaagtctgCAGCCACCATTGGATCTGTTGTTTCAGCAATGCTCTAATGACCATGCAGTctaattattttcactttattggaacatattcaaaaaaaaaaatataaaggaaacatgtatgcagttttaaaataacaacatcttCAGAGAAAACATAATAATCTTCTTTTGGTATTCAGTGTGATCTAcatttacacttgaacaattGCACGACCCTGGCTTGAGTGGAGCTTTAATTAATCTtactggtaaaaaaaacctgtgtttgtcccacTATTTCAAGTTCTATATGCCCAGGTATTTCAAGGCATGCTTGAGCATCACATACGCATATGTATGAGTTAAAGTCATTGACATTTTGctaatgaagaagaagagatttCAGTCACATTTGACAGTCATAAAGACCATAAAGgtggtggtgccctgagacttttgcactgtactgtaaacacactgacagcaacACAAATTCAGTCAACGGCACTTTTCAAACAGATGCTCTTTGCCCGTTCACTCCCCCTGGCAACCTTGACCCGTACTTCGCTGCAGTCACGCAAATGAACGAGGTCTGTCAATAACACACACCGGTCTCTAAATGGACCATATTGCAAAATAAGTTCTTATAGTGATACTCTTTCATCAGCCGTCTCAAACTCTAAGGCCACATGCAGCCCTTCACTCAattttcatgtggccctccaaaccaTATCAGATTATAATATAAATTTGCATCAtagcttttttattattattgtgcatATTACAACAAACATGATGTTTCCTCCACATGGGGATCGTGaggagtgctgtgccaatctcagctgacataaagCAATAGGCGGGGGGTACACCCtagacagatcaccagtccatttcagagagacaaacaaccattcactctcacacactcacatgtcaccattttttttttattgccccataggcaataaaatacatatgaaaaagaataatatacattaaaaaatgacataaaacaataaatacgtctgtgaaatatttttttcatgtaacCCCCTGCCTTAGATGCCTGCTTTTTAAATAGAGGAATATATCTTGACACCAGAGGCAGACAAGGTCAAAACAGACCTGAAGGAAGGTGAGTTATTTTAgaattttctttccttttatcCTAAGAGTTCCACATAAGATGCAAAGCTGCAGTTTCAGTATAAACACATACCCCATCTAAAATGAACTGTACGTTTTGGGATAATTCTCCCATTGTCTTTTACATATTGTAATGTTTTCCTAACAATGACCTTCACGTGTTCTTATTTCTTACACACATAATCAAAACTCATTATCAACTGTACCTTTAGTATGTCCGTATCCTTGGACGTAATCCAAGATTGGTGGAGCGTCATTGTAGAGTACATAGGCCGAGTTGTTGGACTGTGAAATATACTTTTCTTTATTAACATTCAGTCATTATGTActtaaaatgctgctttttgCTGGTTCAACGTTTAATTGTGCTCCAACAGAGGGTTAGAGAAGGGAGAATGCGGTCTCTTATTGAGACCTATTCCAGTAAATTTACAGCTGTGTACAGGCAGAAGCTTGTGAACTTATCTTGTCATAAAACTTTGGAAGCAGGAACAAAAAACCTTGTCTGGCTTCTGCCTGAAGGCATTACGACTGGTTACCTGCTGCCACCTCTGGTTGCTTGGCAACCTCAAGATTTAAGGTATATATTAGCTAATGTGCATTGACAAATGAGAGgtttaatgtgtaaatatgatCTTTAGAGGAATGGATTCACAGACCAGTActt encodes the following:
- the LOC122780813 gene encoding deoxyribonuclease-2-alpha-like isoform X2, translating into MQRTIHTVIRFLLTSWILLQGCDSDVNCRNDDGNQVDWFVLYKLPNLRDGGLSYLYMDESTKGWRLSRETINSASGALAYTLKPLLDFYDRKIEGFGYMLYSDQPPKPYVAPSSFGHSKGVIMLDRATGVWLSHSTPQFPTYGSKDFWPKNGNANAQTFMCVTYSYDEFKKIGLQLKFIHAYSYDSDIPTTFHNELRCVAQRDCYPKTAPWFREQILTSVNRRQFHSFAKYRRFGDDLYSGIIVNNTKQDLYVKSWGKMRRPLPSNCTITHHVYNVKEMRLPDRNPFTDTVDHSKWCVTQDAGWACIADMNREESQMGRGGGAICSTDVAFGQAFRGLIQQVEPCNVEGAFSDAHREL
- the LOC122780813 gene encoding deoxyribonuclease-2-alpha-like isoform X1 encodes the protein MICSFQFHFSDNKCESAEQITVQHTVKKRKKGRKKERNAEDHTLIRFLLTSWILLQGCDSDVNCRNDDGNQVDWFVLYKLPNLRDGGLSYLYMDESTKGWRLSRETINSASGALAYTLKPLLDFYDRKIEGFGYMLYSDQPPKPYVAPSSFGHSKGVIMLDRATGVWLSHSTPQFPTYGSKDFWPKNGNANAQTFMCVTYSYDEFKKIGLQLKFIHAYSYDSDIPTTFHNELRCVAQRDCYPKTAPWFREQILTSVNRRQFHSFAKYRRFGDDLYSGIIVNNTKQDLYVKSWGKMRRPLPSNCTITHHVYNVKEMRLPDRNPFTDTVDHSKWCVTQDAGWACIADMNREESQMGRGGGAICSTDVAFGQAFRGLIQQVEPCNVEGAFSDAHREL
- the LOC122780817 gene encoding deoxyribonuclease-2-beta-like, whose amino-acid sequence is MAAHRLCFQIAVMFLSGAVCSADFSCRNEADEPVDWFIIYKLPKYKIGEVGSGLDYMYLDSSVKSWQMSKFMINVSQGAIGNTLNQLYVGGAYKSNNSAYVLYNDAPPILDYVQGYGHTKGVLLFGRSQGFWLSHTIPHFPSFPELGYLYPSSGKVNGQTALCMTYQYEQFHEIAKQMVYLYPRCYNCSVPAAFSADLPQLVQLCEGSKPLLTSVKRVEQLFSLGGDKFVSFVKSEHFVDDIYTGWVAQVLKADLLVESWQREGHALPSNCSLAQHTMNIQRIYFPTSVSFQSRYDHSKWCVSQSSTDQVTCLGDLNRERAQLWRGGGLVCSFNPLIYRAFRQVVDWYIDC